Below is a window of Camelina sativa cultivar DH55 chromosome 11, Cs, whole genome shotgun sequence DNA.
AGATAAAAAATTCATCaatttttcttgcttgtttacacctaaaaaatatatagatctaGTTTATATTAACCTTTTTCGCAAGAGATTATCATATCCGAATCTTGTTGGTTCCCTGCCGCCGAATGGTTACCTTTTTAAAATCTGAGGTTTtaatattgatttgttttcaagagatatatagttttaaatcgAATTgcaacatatttatttttgaatgatttttttttttttttttttttttttttttttttttttttttttttttttttttttttttttNNNNNNNNNNNNNNNNNNNNNNNNNNNNNNNNNNNNNNNNNNNNNNNNNNNNNNNNNNNNNNNNNNNNNNNNNNNNNNNNNNNNNNNNNNNNNNNNNNNNNNNNNNNNNNNNNNNNNNNNNNNNNNNNNNNNNNNNNNNNNNNNNNNNNNNNNNNNNNNNNNNNNNNNNNNNNNNNNNNNNNNttttttttttttttttttttttttgtgttgtgttgtgttggtTTGAACCTCTTTTTGATCTGTCTTTCTATTAGGTAAGAGCGTTTTGGCACCTTGTTCTGAGAGTAAAACAGAtctgaagaagcaaaagatACACAAGGAGAAATTTGAGGTTAGATTTTGTGGAACCTTGTTGTTGCATGCCTAGCCTATTTCTCTAATTACTTGTTTAGCTTGTAAATTATTAGCATCCTATTATATCACATGTTCTCTATTTACGACTTTGGTTATGATGTCTCATTTTTTGACAATAAccattgttttggtttttgcaggataatgatgaagatgatgagataaTTGTCTCGAAAAGGGTAAGTAGGTTATTCTTAGACATTAGTGTGCCATTTAAGATGACTCACTTTGGTTGGTTCGCCCATGTAGTgagtttggtttgttgtcacctgctttcttattcattttacttttattgCAACGGCAGGATTTCGAGAAAATGACGAAATCTATCAAAGAGCTGTCTGAAACCGTGAAAAACCTACAGGAGATTCTTTTGACAAAAGCCGATCTACTTGATCAGGTTTCATTGAAggtatatgtttttctttttagtaaCTGGTTTGTTTGTACCTCTCGTATTTGTTTtgactatatttatatatatatatacataggcGAAAGAAACCCCAATgaaaaaggaggaagagatAGTCACTTGTGGTTTTGATTGTAAAGAATTCAAGGGAAACAATTTTAAAACCATTTTCGTTAAGGGATTTCAACAGTTGCAACCTAGAGATGATATCAAGGAGGCATTGACTACCATTTTCAGTTCTTTTGGAGTCGTCACAAGGGTTTTTGTTCCCATAGAGTGTAAAACCCGTGTTCCCTTAGGATTTGCTTTCATTAATCTGAGAGGTGGTGAAGACAAGGCGTTAGAACTGAATGGAAGGCGCATGGGAGGAAGGAAACTTGAGGTGAAGATGGCTAGAGAGACCGAANNNNNNNNNNNNNNNNNNNNNNNNNNNNNNNNNNNNNNNNNNNNNNNNNNNNNNNNNNNNNNNNNNNNNNNNNNNNNNNNNNNNNNNNNNNNNNNNNNNNNNNNNNNNNNNNNNNNNNNNNNNNNNNNNNNNNNNNNNNNNNNNNNNNNNNNNNNNNNNNNNNNNNNNNNNNNNNNNNNNNNNNNNNNNNNNNNNNNNNNNNNNNNNNNNNNNNNNNNNNNNNNNNNNNNNNNNNNNNNNNNNNNNNNNNNNNNNNNNNNNNNNNNNNNNNNNNNNNNNNNNNNNNNNNNNNNNNNNNNNNNNNNNNNNNNNNNNNNNNNNNNNNNNNNNNNNNNNNNNNNNNNNNNNNNNNNNNNNNNNNNNNNNNNNNNNNNNNNNNNNNNNNNNNNNNNNNNNNNNNNNNNNNNNNNNNNNNNNNNNNNNNNNNNNNNNNNNNNNNNNNNNNNNNNNNNNNNNNNNNNNNNNNNNNNNNNNNNNNNNNNNNNNNNNNNNNNNNNNNNNNNNNNNNNNNNNNNNNNNNNNNNNNNNNNNNNNNNNNNNNNNNNNNNNNNNNNNNNNNNNNNNNNNNNNNNNNNNNNNNNNNNNNNNNNNNNNNNNNNNNNNNNNNNNNNNNNNNNNNNNNNNNNNNNNNNNNNNNNNNNNNNNNNNNNNNNNNNNNNNNNNNNNNNNNNNNNNNNNNNNNNNNNNNNNNNNNNNNNNNNNNNNNNNNNNNNNNNNNNNNNNNNNNNNNNNNNNNNNNNNNNNNNNNNNNNNNNNNNNNNNNNNNNNNNNNNNNNNNNNNNNNNNNNNNNNNNNNNNNNNNNNNNNNNNNNNNNNNNNNNNNNNNNNNNNNNNNNNNNNNNNNNNNNNNNNNNNNNNNNNNNNNNNNNNNNNNNNNNNNNNNNNNNNNNNNNNNNNNNNNNNNNNNNNNNNNNNNNNNNNNNNNNNNNNNNNNNNNNNNNNNNNNNNNNNNNNNNNNNNNNNNNNNNNNNNNNNNNNNNNNNNNNNNNNNNNNNNNNNNNNNNNNNNNNNNNNNNNNNNNNNNNNNNNNNNNNNNNNNNNNNNNNNNNNNNNNNNNNNNNNNNNNNNNNNNNNNNNNNNNNNNNNNNNNNNNNNNNNNNNNNNNNNNNNNNNNNNNNNNNNNNNNNNNNNNNNNNNNNNNNNNNNNNNNNNNNNNNNNNNNNNNNNNNNNNNNNNNNNNNNNNNNNNNNNNNNNNNNNNNNNNNNNNNGCTTTCATTAATCTGAGAGGTGGTGAAGACAAGGCGTTAGAACTGAATGGAAGGCGCATGGGAGGAAGGAAACTTGAGGTGAAGATGGCTAGAGAGACCGAAGAATTCTATGCCTACCCTGGCTTTACAGGATGTGGACGATGTATAACGTTTATACGCCCTTGTTTAACCGGCCACCGGGAGGATATCATATCATGGTTATAGTTGTCCTTTCAGCAGGCAGGTATATCCCAAAATACATGAATTTGCTCTTGTTTTTGGTAACAAAGAAACTTGGTCATCAATTCTTGGCTCTCTTTACTGTTAACAAAGTAA
It encodes the following:
- the LOC104722197 gene encoding uncharacterized protein LOC104722197, producing the protein MGKTKKRKDSKSSSTVEETAHVSSSRSLKNGKSVLAPCSESKTDLKKQKIHKEKFEDNDEDDEIIVSKRDFEKMTKSIKELSETVKNLQEILLTKADLLDQVSLKAKETPMKKEEEIVTCGFDCKEFKGNNFKTIFVKGFQQLQPRDDIKEALTTIFSSFGVVTRVFVPIECKTRVPLGFAFINLRGGEDKALELNGRRMGGRKLEVKMARETEEFYAYPGFTGCGRCITFIRPCLTGHREDIISWL